The following coding sequences are from one Salipiger sp. CCB-MM3 window:
- a CDS encoding DUF2256 domain-containing protein, with protein sequence MRKKSELPTKVCPVCGRPFTWRKKWARDWEYVIYCSDRCRRSAK encoded by the coding sequence ATGCGCAAGAAGTCAGAGCTCCCAACTAAGGTCTGCCCGGTATGCGGTCGCCCTTTCACATGGCGTAAGAAGTGGGCTCGGGATTGGGAGTACGTCATTTACTGCTCAGACCGGTGCCGGCGATCGGCAAAGTGA